The Primulina eburnea isolate SZY01 chromosome 6, ASM2296580v1, whole genome shotgun sequence genome contains a region encoding:
- the LOC140835382 gene encoding uncharacterized protein produces MKGVVRFSKAGKLNPRYVGPFEILEKLGTLEYRLALPPNMSRNHNVFHVSQLRKYISDSSHVLEEEPLMIESNLGEELKYEEVPIRIVDTKDQVLRRRIIPYINVQWSNHTEREATWELEERMKNQYPYLFIDQANPSFEDETSHKEGGM; encoded by the coding sequence ATGAAAGGAGTTGTTCGGTTCAGTAAAGCTGGGAAGCTAAACCCCCGTTATGTGGGGCCCtttgaaattttggaaaaattggGCACACTGGAATACAGACTGGCACTGCCGCCAAACATGTCTAGAAATCATAACGTTTTCCACGTGTCCCAACTACGGAAATACATCTCAGATTCAAGCCACGTGTTGGAAGAAGAACCGCTCATGATCGAAAGTAACTTGGGAGAAGAGCTGAAGTATGAAGAAGTTCCCATCAGAATCGTAGACACCAAGGACCAAGTACTAAGGCGACGAATCATTCCCTACATCAATGTGCAATGGTCTAACCACACTGAaagagaagccacgtgggagctAGAAGAAAGGATGAAGAACCAATACCCGTACCTCTTCATAGACCAAGCCaacccaagtttcgaggacgaaacttcccataaggagggagggatgtaa